A single genomic interval of Festucalex cinctus isolate MCC-2025b chromosome 16, RoL_Fcin_1.0, whole genome shotgun sequence harbors:
- the prrt4b gene encoding proline-rich transmembrane protein 4: MLHLHRTLALCFWCLLLVHKQASADEEGLWGPTPSREKPPQKKTGSYWWTPSLPKLPSLPSLPFRLPFYPVGGESEPAELNTTGQELSDPIDQSGSGDGIMSEASALPTSSTQFRSSVTEIRTESLLAGTSHPPHGRSDNGTLVATSATHIRNTQSPTSSSTLEQNGTHRHPPWDTTLPLTVQRFPKDDNEFLHTLSATMAPEITIPPNKATNPGMGITLTPAFTPVDTTSVKAQGSAESHTTRTTSMGVITTTTTSGKVTVPKEKAKADQADEEGAAPDGYMTDVSTLLATSLSGIIGTTAERSQKLQTETWMSSDIVTFLPDCNKEHSGNCNFSGDWESMTSSDMKPAQNNTSTNQSSIPSAFSSPLMLVPLYTDWNSAMAAWGLAWEAHVYGAGCVFAMLTLASALNLLCLPLRCPSGCGYFALVSLFLLAAGGTRSFSLLYDAYGHQDRLPSSEASLMLYEAPFPCLTAAFGLVFLLLSMRSRMQLSYSAFQRPCFLACLVTLHFTAAFGPGTMLKFYQQKPPLCLFLSLISRGAFVVLATFLSTAYFVFYVYVRADSKHIYHLNNTSPTPAERYNRCPFAESRDWDRAAVTVCLSALFCLACAGLQLYAMLNAMGVTGGEEVFHPWCWWTFQFSCRLCELGVCLTLALVVAQPVYCSDQLASAGSCWTELLASKAPILPGSCQWSLGHQEKLAIVDTVGLGETESLPLYTLMDERLSSSLNGLDFLYHSNRALAYRDPEGNSDMKDSQKLGNGGGGEPSGGSSFTSDSTTDLRPPSPINLRRSIDEALFGEAFFPMSLFSTNRPTQSSNSPVNNHSKLPSLCDPRLDDHGLYRTSSCADITSKAGEIIARGHPSPSPSSSSCSSPERWRGSSSSSSLYRASIGDSSLVLCPSPEAQAQQQSNPQRHYQTLGATSQESLDLDMSSEADRSVQEEFVSACRQIDALSICSETIDL; the protein is encoded by the exons ATGCTTCACCTCCACCGGACATTGGCCCTGTGCTTCTGGTGTCTTCTTCTGGTTCACAAGCAGGCCTCAGCTGATGAAGAGGGGCTCTGGGGACCAACACCTTCCAGAGAAAAGCCACCCCAAAAGAAAACCGGCTCCTACTGGTGGACCCCGAGCCTGCCAAAGCTCCCGTCCCTTCCGTCACTGCCGTTCCGTCTGCCTTTTTATCCTGTTGGGGGTGAAAGTGAGCCTGCAGAGTTGAACACAACCGGCCAAGAGCTGTCAGACCCAATCGATCAATCCGGGTCTGGAGATGGGATCATGTCTGAAGCCTCTGCACTTCCCACTAGTTCCACTCAGTTCCGAAGCAGCGTGACTGAGATAAGGACGGAAAGTCTTCTTGCAGGAACATCACATCCTCCACACGGTAGAAGTGACAATGGCACTCTTGTTGCAACCTCTGCAACGCATATCAGAAATACTCAGAGTCCCACCAGCTCAAGCACGCTGGAACAAAATGGGACACACAGACACCCACCTTGGGACACGACACTACCATTAACAGTGCAGCGCTTCCCAAAGGACGACAACGAGTTTTTACATACGCTGTCGGCAACGATGGCACCAGAAATCACAATTCCTCCCAACAAGGCAACAAACCCTGGAATGGGAATCACACTGACCCCAGCCTTCACTCCTGTTGACACCACTTCAGTAAAAGCACAAGGCTCAGCAGAAAGTCACACCACTCGGACCACCAGTATGGGGgtgatcaccaccaccaccacaagtGGAAAGGTTACTGTACCGAaagaaaaag CTAAGGCAGATCAGGCGGATGAGGAAGGTGCGGCCCCTGATGGCTACATGACGGATGTTTCAACGCTACTAGCAACGTCCCTGTCAGGAATAATTG ggactaCAGCAGAAAGGTCACAAAAGCTTCAAACAGAGACCTGGATGTCGAGTGACATCGTCACGTTCCTCCCAGACTGCAATAAAGAACACTCCGGGAACTGCAACTTCTCAGGCGACTGGGAatcgatgacatcatcagacaTGAAGCCGGCACAAAACAACACAAGCACAAACCAGTCAAGCATCCCTTCGGCATTCTCGTCTCCTCTCATGTTGGTTCCGCTGTACACAGACTGGAACAGCGCCATGGCAGCCTGGGGCCTGGCCTGGGAGGCGCACGTGTACGGCGCCGGTTGTGTCTTTGCGATGCTAACGTTGGCTTCTGCACTCAACCTTCTCTGCTTGCCTCTGCGCTGTCCATCTGGTTGTGGCTACTTTGCTCTGGTCAGCCTGTTTCTACTGGCCGCCGGGGGTACCAGATCTTTCTCGCTCCTGTATGACGCATACGGCCACCAGGACCGCTTGCCCTCCAGCGAGGCCTCGCTGATGCTCTATGAGGCACCGTTCCCTTGCCTGACGGCGGCATTCGGCTTGGTTTTCCTTCTGCTTTCCATGCGCTCCAGAATGCAGCTTTCCTACTCGGCCTTCCAAAGACCCTGCTTCTTGGCCTGTTTGGTCACCTTGCACTTCACTGCTGCCTTCGGTCCAGGGACCATGCTGAAGTTTTACCAGCAAAAACCTCCACTTTGCCTCTTCCTGTCCCTCATCTCCCGTGGAGCCTTTGTAGTCCTTGCCACCTTCCTGTCCACTGCTTATTTTGTGTTCTACGTCTACGTGCGCGCAGACTCCAAGCACATCTACCACCTGAACAACACTTCCCCGACACCAGCCGAGCGATATAACCGTTGCCCCTTCGCCGAGAGCCGCGACTGGGATCGTGCGGCCGTAACGGTTTGTCTTTCCGCGCTGTTTTGTTTAGCCTGTGCGGGGCTGCAGCTGTACGCGATGCTCAATGCTATGGGTGTCACTGGGGGAGAGGAAGTCTTCCACCCGTGGTGCTGGTGGACTTTTCAATTCAGCTGCAGACTGTGCGAATTGGGTGTTTGCCTCACCTTGGCACTGGTCGTGGCACAACCAGTCTACTGCTCTGACCAGCTAGCGTCCGCTGGAAGCTGTTGGACTGAACTGCTGGCGTCAAAGGCACCCATCCTTCCAGGGAGCTGCCAGTGGAGTTTAGGCCATCAAGAGAAACTCGCTATTGTGGACACGGTCGGCCTCGGTGAGACAGAGAGCCTTCCTCTCTACACTCTCATGGACGAGAGGCTGTCTAGCAGTCTAAACGGGCTAGACTTCCTGTACCACAGCAACCGGGCTCTGGCCTATCGAGATCCTGAAGGAAATTCGGACATGAAGGACTCGCAGAAACTCGGAAATGGAGGCGGTGGAGAGCCTTCAGGCGGATCCTCCTTTACAAGTGACTCCACTACAGACCTGAGGCCGCCGTCGCCCATCAACCTACGTCGCAGCATCGATGAGGCCCTCTTCGGCGAGGCTTTTTTCCCAATGAGCCTTTTCAGCACAAACAGGCCCACACAGAGCAGCAACTCACCCGTAAACAACCATAGTAAACTTCCCAGCCTGTGTGATCCCCGCTTAGATGATCATGGCCTTTACCGGACCTCCTCTTGTGCAGACATAACTTCCAAAGCAGGGGAGATTATAGCCAGGGGTCATCCATCTCCATCCCCGTCCTCTTCCAGCTGCTCGTCTCCCGAGCGCTGGAGGGGAAGCTCCTCGTCCAGCTCCTTGTATCGAGCATCCATCGGAGACTCTTCACTGGTCCTCTGCCCAAGTCCAGAAGCACAAGCTCAGCAGCAGAGCAACCCACAGAGGCACTACCAAACGCTGGGCGCAACCTCACAGGAGAGCCTTGACCTCGATATGTCGTCTGAGGCCGACCGATCGGTGCAGGAGGAGTTTGTGAGCGCTTGCAGACAAATCGATGCGCTCAGCATCTGCAGCGAGACCATTGACTTGTAA